Proteins encoded by one window of Lutibacter sp. A64:
- a CDS encoding DeoR/GlpR family DNA-binding transcription regulator gives MLLNIAERHKLILKKLENDGFVEVADLSQEFGVSLVTIRKDLKALEEKNLLFRSHGRAIPSNPYTTEHHVNIKEKINKKEKTRIAIAAGLILKPNDSIIIASGTSVIEFAKHLKPVEGLTVLTASLNTALILAENPNIDVIQLGGIVRRSSSSVIGPTSEKMLKEFTFTKLFLGVDGIDIDFGLTTTNSMEASLNKEMIKAAQKIIVLADSSKFGKKGFGKICGLEDVDQIITDKKLDHKIKEKLEELGIDVTLA, from the coding sequence ATGCTTTTAAACATAGCCGAACGTCACAAATTAATTTTAAAAAAACTTGAAAATGATGGTTTTGTAGAAGTCGCAGACCTAAGTCAAGAATTTGGAGTATCACTAGTTACTATTAGAAAAGACCTAAAAGCCTTAGAAGAAAAAAATTTACTTTTCCGCTCTCACGGAAGAGCAATTCCATCTAACCCCTACACTACTGAACACCATGTTAACATTAAAGAAAAAATCAATAAAAAAGAAAAAACAAGAATTGCGATTGCAGCTGGTTTAATTTTAAAACCAAACGATAGTATTATTATAGCATCCGGAACATCCGTAATTGAATTTGCCAAACATTTAAAACCCGTTGAAGGCCTAACCGTTCTTACAGCATCATTAAACACTGCTTTAATTCTAGCAGAAAATCCAAATATTGATGTAATACAATTAGGCGGAATTGTAAGACGAAGCTCCTCTTCAGTAATAGGACCAACAAGCGAAAAAATGCTTAAAGAATTTACGTTTACAAAATTATTTTTAGGTGTTGATGGAATAGATATTGATTTTGGATTAACCACCACAAATTCTATGGAAGCTTCTTTAAACAAAGAAATGATTAAAGCTGCTCAAAAAATAATTGTACTAGCTGACTCTTCTAAATTTGGAAAAAAAGGTTTCGGAAAAATTTGCGGACTTGAAGATGTTGACCAAATAATTACAGATAAAAAATTAGATCACAAAATAAAAGAAAAATTAGAAGAATTAGGCATAGATGTAACTCTTGCCTAA